From the genome of Polyodon spathula isolate WHYD16114869_AA chromosome 14, ASM1765450v1, whole genome shotgun sequence, one region includes:
- the LOC121327312 gene encoding ELAV-like protein 4 isoform X2 has translation MFEISRTLNAALLSNEGSTETQWRQGELPQLQGWAEKGMLTQPKMIISNMEPQVTNGPTGTTANGPSSNSRSCSSPMQTGGLTDDSKTNLIVNYLPQNMTQEEFRSLFGSIGEIESCKLVRDKITGQSLGYGFVNYIDPKDAEKAINTLNGLRLQTKTIKVSYARPSSASIRDANLYVSGLPKTMSQKELEQLFSQYGRIITSRILVDQVTGASRGVGFIRFDKRIEAEEAIKGLNGQKPSGTAEPITVKFANNPSQKTSQALLSQLYQSPNRRYPGPLHHQAQRFRLDNLLNMAYGVKRFSPITIDSMTSLVGMNIPGHTGTGWCIFVYNLSPDSDESVLWQLFGPFGAVNNVKVIRDFNTNKCKGFGFVTMTNYDEAAMAIASLNGYRLGDRVLQVSFKTSKTHKS, from the exons GGCTCGACAGAGACACAGTGGCGTCAGGGGGAACTCCCACAGCTGCAGGGCTGGGCAGAGAAAGGGATGCTGACACAGCCAAAGATG ATAATCAGCAACATGGAGCCTCAGGTGACGAATGGGCCGACCGGCACCACGGCCAACGGGCCCTCCAGTAACAGTCGGAGCTGCTCCTCCCCCATGCAGACGGGCGGTCTCACCGACGACAGCAAGACCAACCTCATCGTCAACTACCTGCCCCAGAACATGACGCAGGAGGAGTTCCGCAGCCTGTTCGGCAGCATTGGCGAGATCGAGTCTTGCAAGCTGGTCCGGGACAAGATTACAG GGCAGAGTTTGGGCTATGGCTTTGTGAACTACATCGATCCAAAGGATGCAGAGAAAGCCATTAACACATTAAACGGACTTAGACTTCAAACTAAAACTATTAAG GTGTCCTACGCCCGGCCCAGCTCAGCCTCTATCCGTGATGCTAACCTGTACGTCAGCGGCCTTCCCAAAACCATGAGTcagaaggagctggagcagctgTTCTCCCAGTACGGACGCATCATCACATCACGCATCCTGGTGGACCAGGTCACAG GTGCCTCCCGGGGCGTGGGGTTTATCCGCTTTGATAAGAGGATAGAGGCAGAGGAGGCCATCAAGGGGCTGAATGGACAGAAACCCTCGGGCACCGCCGAACCAATCACTGTCAAGTTCGCCAACAACCCCAGCCAGAAAACCAGCCAGGCCCTCCTCTCCCAGCTCTACCAGTCCCCAAACCGACGGTACCCTGGCCCCCTGCACCATCAGGCCCAGAGATTCAG GCTGGACAATTTGCTTAATATGGCCTATGGCGTAAAGAG GTTCTCTCCCATCACCATCGACAGCATGACCAGCCTGGTGGGCATGAACATCCCCGGGCACACCGGGACTGGCTGGTGCATCTTCGTCTACAACCTGTCTCCAGACTCGGACGAGAGTGTGCTGTGGCAGCTCTTTGGGCCCTTTGGAGCGGTCAACAACGTCAAGGTCATCCGCGACTTCAACACCAACAAGTGCAAAGGCTTCGGCTTCGTTACCATGACGAACTACGACGAGGCGGCCATGGCCATCGCCAGCCTGAACGGCTACCGTCTGGGTGACCGAGTCCTCCAAGTCTCTTTCAAAACCAGCAAGACCCACAAATCCTGA
- the LOC121327312 gene encoding ELAV-like protein 4 isoform X1 encodes MFEISRTLNAALLSNEGSTETQWRQGELPQLQGWAEKGMLTQPKMIISNMEPQVTNGPTGTTANGPSSNSRSCSSPMQTGGLTDDSKTNLIVNYLPQNMTQEEFRSLFGSIGEIESCKLVRDKITGQSLGYGFVNYIDPKDAEKAINTLNGLRLQTKTIKVSYARPSSASIRDANLYVSGLPKTMSQKELEQLFSQYGRIITSRILVDQVTGPSGASRGVGFIRFDKRIEAEEAIKGLNGQKPSGTAEPITVKFANNPSQKTSQALLSQLYQSPNRRYPGPLHHQAQRFRLDNLLNMAYGVKRFSPITIDSMTSLVGMNIPGHTGTGWCIFVYNLSPDSDESVLWQLFGPFGAVNNVKVIRDFNTNKCKGFGFVTMTNYDEAAMAIASLNGYRLGDRVLQVSFKTSKTHKS; translated from the exons GGCTCGACAGAGACACAGTGGCGTCAGGGGGAACTCCCACAGCTGCAGGGCTGGGCAGAGAAAGGGATGCTGACACAGCCAAAGATG ATAATCAGCAACATGGAGCCTCAGGTGACGAATGGGCCGACCGGCACCACGGCCAACGGGCCCTCCAGTAACAGTCGGAGCTGCTCCTCCCCCATGCAGACGGGCGGTCTCACCGACGACAGCAAGACCAACCTCATCGTCAACTACCTGCCCCAGAACATGACGCAGGAGGAGTTCCGCAGCCTGTTCGGCAGCATTGGCGAGATCGAGTCTTGCAAGCTGGTCCGGGACAAGATTACAG GGCAGAGTTTGGGCTATGGCTTTGTGAACTACATCGATCCAAAGGATGCAGAGAAAGCCATTAACACATTAAACGGACTTAGACTTCAAACTAAAACTATTAAG GTGTCCTACGCCCGGCCCAGCTCAGCCTCTATCCGTGATGCTAACCTGTACGTCAGCGGCCTTCCCAAAACCATGAGTcagaaggagctggagcagctgTTCTCCCAGTACGGACGCATCATCACATCACGCATCCTGGTGGACCAGGTCACAG GCCCCTCAGGTGCCTCCCGGGGCGTGGGGTTTATCCGCTTTGATAAGAGGATAGAGGCAGAGGAGGCCATCAAGGGGCTGAATGGACAGAAACCCTCGGGCACCGCCGAACCAATCACTGTCAAGTTCGCCAACAACCCCAGCCAGAAAACCAGCCAGGCCCTCCTCTCCCAGCTCTACCAGTCCCCAAACCGACGGTACCCTGGCCCCCTGCACCATCAGGCCCAGAGATTCAG GCTGGACAATTTGCTTAATATGGCCTATGGCGTAAAGAG GTTCTCTCCCATCACCATCGACAGCATGACCAGCCTGGTGGGCATGAACATCCCCGGGCACACCGGGACTGGCTGGTGCATCTTCGTCTACAACCTGTCTCCAGACTCGGACGAGAGTGTGCTGTGGCAGCTCTTTGGGCCCTTTGGAGCGGTCAACAACGTCAAGGTCATCCGCGACTTCAACACCAACAAGTGCAAAGGCTTCGGCTTCGTTACCATGACGAACTACGACGAGGCGGCCATGGCCATCGCCAGCCTGAACGGCTACCGTCTGGGTGACCGAGTCCTCCAAGTCTCTTTCAAAACCAGCAAGACCCACAAATCCTGA
- the LOC121327312 gene encoding ELAV-like protein 4 isoform X4, producing the protein MVMGSTETQWRQGELPQLQGWAEKGMLTQPKMIISNMEPQVTNGPTGTTANGPSSNSRSCSSPMQTGGLTDDSKTNLIVNYLPQNMTQEEFRSLFGSIGEIESCKLVRDKITGQSLGYGFVNYIDPKDAEKAINTLNGLRLQTKTIKVSYARPSSASIRDANLYVSGLPKTMSQKELEQLFSQYGRIITSRILVDQVTGPSGASRGVGFIRFDKRIEAEEAIKGLNGQKPSGTAEPITVKFANNPSQKTSQALLSQLYQSPNRRYPGPLHHQAQRFRLDNLLNMAYGVKRFSPITIDSMTSLVGMNIPGHTGTGWCIFVYNLSPDSDESVLWQLFGPFGAVNNVKVIRDFNTNKCKGFGFVTMTNYDEAAMAIASLNGYRLGDRVLQVSFKTSKTHKS; encoded by the exons GGCTCGACAGAGACACAGTGGCGTCAGGGGGAACTCCCACAGCTGCAGGGCTGGGCAGAGAAAGGGATGCTGACACAGCCAAAGATG ATAATCAGCAACATGGAGCCTCAGGTGACGAATGGGCCGACCGGCACCACGGCCAACGGGCCCTCCAGTAACAGTCGGAGCTGCTCCTCCCCCATGCAGACGGGCGGTCTCACCGACGACAGCAAGACCAACCTCATCGTCAACTACCTGCCCCAGAACATGACGCAGGAGGAGTTCCGCAGCCTGTTCGGCAGCATTGGCGAGATCGAGTCTTGCAAGCTGGTCCGGGACAAGATTACAG GGCAGAGTTTGGGCTATGGCTTTGTGAACTACATCGATCCAAAGGATGCAGAGAAAGCCATTAACACATTAAACGGACTTAGACTTCAAACTAAAACTATTAAG GTGTCCTACGCCCGGCCCAGCTCAGCCTCTATCCGTGATGCTAACCTGTACGTCAGCGGCCTTCCCAAAACCATGAGTcagaaggagctggagcagctgTTCTCCCAGTACGGACGCATCATCACATCACGCATCCTGGTGGACCAGGTCACAG GCCCCTCAGGTGCCTCCCGGGGCGTGGGGTTTATCCGCTTTGATAAGAGGATAGAGGCAGAGGAGGCCATCAAGGGGCTGAATGGACAGAAACCCTCGGGCACCGCCGAACCAATCACTGTCAAGTTCGCCAACAACCCCAGCCAGAAAACCAGCCAGGCCCTCCTCTCCCAGCTCTACCAGTCCCCAAACCGACGGTACCCTGGCCCCCTGCACCATCAGGCCCAGAGATTCAG GCTGGACAATTTGCTTAATATGGCCTATGGCGTAAAGAG GTTCTCTCCCATCACCATCGACAGCATGACCAGCCTGGTGGGCATGAACATCCCCGGGCACACCGGGACTGGCTGGTGCATCTTCGTCTACAACCTGTCTCCAGACTCGGACGAGAGTGTGCTGTGGCAGCTCTTTGGGCCCTTTGGAGCGGTCAACAACGTCAAGGTCATCCGCGACTTCAACACCAACAAGTGCAAAGGCTTCGGCTTCGTTACCATGACGAACTACGACGAGGCGGCCATGGCCATCGCCAGCCTGAACGGCTACCGTCTGGGTGACCGAGTCCTCCAAGTCTCTTTCAAAACCAGCAAGACCCACAAATCCTGA
- the LOC121327312 gene encoding ELAV-like protein 4 isoform X5: protein MFEISRTLNAALLSNEIISNMEPQVTNGPTGTTANGPSSNSRSCSSPMQTGGLTDDSKTNLIVNYLPQNMTQEEFRSLFGSIGEIESCKLVRDKITGQSLGYGFVNYIDPKDAEKAINTLNGLRLQTKTIKVSYARPSSASIRDANLYVSGLPKTMSQKELEQLFSQYGRIITSRILVDQVTGPSGASRGVGFIRFDKRIEAEEAIKGLNGQKPSGTAEPITVKFANNPSQKTSQALLSQLYQSPNRRYPGPLHHQAQRFRLDNLLNMAYGVKRFSPITIDSMTSLVGMNIPGHTGTGWCIFVYNLSPDSDESVLWQLFGPFGAVNNVKVIRDFNTNKCKGFGFVTMTNYDEAAMAIASLNGYRLGDRVLQVSFKTSKTHKS, encoded by the exons ATAATCAGCAACATGGAGCCTCAGGTGACGAATGGGCCGACCGGCACCACGGCCAACGGGCCCTCCAGTAACAGTCGGAGCTGCTCCTCCCCCATGCAGACGGGCGGTCTCACCGACGACAGCAAGACCAACCTCATCGTCAACTACCTGCCCCAGAACATGACGCAGGAGGAGTTCCGCAGCCTGTTCGGCAGCATTGGCGAGATCGAGTCTTGCAAGCTGGTCCGGGACAAGATTACAG GGCAGAGTTTGGGCTATGGCTTTGTGAACTACATCGATCCAAAGGATGCAGAGAAAGCCATTAACACATTAAACGGACTTAGACTTCAAACTAAAACTATTAAG GTGTCCTACGCCCGGCCCAGCTCAGCCTCTATCCGTGATGCTAACCTGTACGTCAGCGGCCTTCCCAAAACCATGAGTcagaaggagctggagcagctgTTCTCCCAGTACGGACGCATCATCACATCACGCATCCTGGTGGACCAGGTCACAG GCCCCTCAGGTGCCTCCCGGGGCGTGGGGTTTATCCGCTTTGATAAGAGGATAGAGGCAGAGGAGGCCATCAAGGGGCTGAATGGACAGAAACCCTCGGGCACCGCCGAACCAATCACTGTCAAGTTCGCCAACAACCCCAGCCAGAAAACCAGCCAGGCCCTCCTCTCCCAGCTCTACCAGTCCCCAAACCGACGGTACCCTGGCCCCCTGCACCATCAGGCCCAGAGATTCAG GCTGGACAATTTGCTTAATATGGCCTATGGCGTAAAGAG GTTCTCTCCCATCACCATCGACAGCATGACCAGCCTGGTGGGCATGAACATCCCCGGGCACACCGGGACTGGCTGGTGCATCTTCGTCTACAACCTGTCTCCAGACTCGGACGAGAGTGTGCTGTGGCAGCTCTTTGGGCCCTTTGGAGCGGTCAACAACGTCAAGGTCATCCGCGACTTCAACACCAACAAGTGCAAAGGCTTCGGCTTCGTTACCATGACGAACTACGACGAGGCGGCCATGGCCATCGCCAGCCTGAACGGCTACCGTCTGGGTGACCGAGTCCTCCAAGTCTCTTTCAAAACCAGCAAGACCCACAAATCCTGA
- the LOC121327312 gene encoding ELAV-like protein 4 isoform X3: MEWNGFKMGSTETQWRQGELPQLQGWAEKGMLTQPKMIISNMEPQVTNGPTGTTANGPSSNSRSCSSPMQTGGLTDDSKTNLIVNYLPQNMTQEEFRSLFGSIGEIESCKLVRDKITGQSLGYGFVNYIDPKDAEKAINTLNGLRLQTKTIKVSYARPSSASIRDANLYVSGLPKTMSQKELEQLFSQYGRIITSRILVDQVTGPSGASRGVGFIRFDKRIEAEEAIKGLNGQKPSGTAEPITVKFANNPSQKTSQALLSQLYQSPNRRYPGPLHHQAQRFRLDNLLNMAYGVKRFSPITIDSMTSLVGMNIPGHTGTGWCIFVYNLSPDSDESVLWQLFGPFGAVNNVKVIRDFNTNKCKGFGFVTMTNYDEAAMAIASLNGYRLGDRVLQVSFKTSKTHKS; the protein is encoded by the exons GGCTCGACAGAGACACAGTGGCGTCAGGGGGAACTCCCACAGCTGCAGGGCTGGGCAGAGAAAGGGATGCTGACACAGCCAAAGATG ATAATCAGCAACATGGAGCCTCAGGTGACGAATGGGCCGACCGGCACCACGGCCAACGGGCCCTCCAGTAACAGTCGGAGCTGCTCCTCCCCCATGCAGACGGGCGGTCTCACCGACGACAGCAAGACCAACCTCATCGTCAACTACCTGCCCCAGAACATGACGCAGGAGGAGTTCCGCAGCCTGTTCGGCAGCATTGGCGAGATCGAGTCTTGCAAGCTGGTCCGGGACAAGATTACAG GGCAGAGTTTGGGCTATGGCTTTGTGAACTACATCGATCCAAAGGATGCAGAGAAAGCCATTAACACATTAAACGGACTTAGACTTCAAACTAAAACTATTAAG GTGTCCTACGCCCGGCCCAGCTCAGCCTCTATCCGTGATGCTAACCTGTACGTCAGCGGCCTTCCCAAAACCATGAGTcagaaggagctggagcagctgTTCTCCCAGTACGGACGCATCATCACATCACGCATCCTGGTGGACCAGGTCACAG GCCCCTCAGGTGCCTCCCGGGGCGTGGGGTTTATCCGCTTTGATAAGAGGATAGAGGCAGAGGAGGCCATCAAGGGGCTGAATGGACAGAAACCCTCGGGCACCGCCGAACCAATCACTGTCAAGTTCGCCAACAACCCCAGCCAGAAAACCAGCCAGGCCCTCCTCTCCCAGCTCTACCAGTCCCCAAACCGACGGTACCCTGGCCCCCTGCACCATCAGGCCCAGAGATTCAG GCTGGACAATTTGCTTAATATGGCCTATGGCGTAAAGAG GTTCTCTCCCATCACCATCGACAGCATGACCAGCCTGGTGGGCATGAACATCCCCGGGCACACCGGGACTGGCTGGTGCATCTTCGTCTACAACCTGTCTCCAGACTCGGACGAGAGTGTGCTGTGGCAGCTCTTTGGGCCCTTTGGAGCGGTCAACAACGTCAAGGTCATCCGCGACTTCAACACCAACAAGTGCAAAGGCTTCGGCTTCGTTACCATGACGAACTACGACGAGGCGGCCATGGCCATCGCCAGCCTGAACGGCTACCGTCTGGGTGACCGAGTCCTCCAAGTCTCTTTCAAAACCAGCAAGACCCACAAATCCTGA